In one Balaenoptera ricei isolate mBalRic1 chromosome 20, mBalRic1.hap2, whole genome shotgun sequence genomic region, the following are encoded:
- the FAAP100 gene encoding Fanconi anemia core complex-associated protein 100 isoform X3, whose amino-acid sequence MVAGRHCFGRVHTCLSGVEADMASDGLLAVPDWSVSRDDEDDRDDQDSEDGQVDELPAPVIPVHPDTCVLPSATLHAFTVLDDVLITLAQGPTQWKVQVFERPCPGEDPRPGGQIGEVELSTCTPPAGSLGEPTAPRFLPVLCCASPPGSRAPHGHPWGSGGVTLEGPLFGLLFGSDASLLESPVILCGLPDGQLCCVVLKTLVTSRSAPGDPKALVKILHHLEEPVIFIGALRTELPSEDVEDAYCDCLVALGHHGRTLAIKASWDEAGHLVPELREYSLPGPVLCAARGRGGHVYHSTPSDLCVVDLAQESSPWDLTQRDRAPGGLPSLLCPASLSACSVVTLSVSSRAPEGGAELLALSAKGRLMTCSLDPHSETPHPTRVTSANAGQKIKELLSGIGTVSERVSSLKKAVDQRDKALTCLNEAMNVSCALLSSREGPRPISCTISTSWSRLQLQDMLTATCLLENSSGFSLDRGWALCIQVLRSSRALDLDSAVSAITYTIPVDQLGPGGQREVTLPLGPGEDGALDLPVTVSCALFYSLREVVGGALALTDPFKDPPSNECTPDVLPEQEGVCLPLSEHTVDMLQGLRFPGLAAPHTQALGPLSPARDPIHTFLGTCCGPVSQPAGPASLRAKYLPPSVATIKVSAELLRATLGDSHAGVSLCCATLQWLLAENAAADIVRAQALSSVQGVAPDGTDVHLIIREVAVTDLCPAGPIQAMEIQVESSSLANMCRAHHAIVGRLQRLVTEQAARGSSPPDLRLQYLHQIQANHETLLREVQTLRDRLCTEDEASSCTTAQRLLQVYRQLRSPSLLLL is encoded by the exons ATGGTCGCTGGACGGCACTGCTTTGGGCGGGTCCACACTTGCCTCTCCGGGGTTGAGGCGGACATGGCCTCAGATGGGCTTCTCGCTGTCCCTGACTG GTCTGTGAGCCGGGATGACGAGGATGACAGGGACGACCAGGACAGTGAGGATGGGCAGGTCGATGAGCTCCCTGCCCCTGTGATCCCCGTGCACCCAGACACCTGTGTGCTCCCCAGTGCCACACTGCATGCCTTCACCGTGCTCGATGACGTGCTCATCACCCTGGCACAGGGCCCCACCCAGTGGAAGGTGCAGGTGTTTGAGCGTCCATGTCCAGGGGAGGACCCTAGGCCCGGAGGCCAGATTGGAGAGGTGGAGTTGTCCACCTGCACCCCCCCAGCTGGGAGCCTGGGGGAGCCCACAGCCCCCCGCTTCCTCCCAGTGCTGTGCTGTGCGTCACCACCAGGCTCCAGGGCCCCACATGGCCACCCGTGGGGCTCTGGGGGCGTCACGCTGGAGGGGCCCCTCTTTGGGCTACTCTTTGGATCCGATGCCTCCCTCCTGGAGTCGCCCGTGATCCTCTGCGGTCTCCCCGATGGCCAGCTCTGCTGTGTGGTCCTCAAGACCCTGGTCACCTCCAGGTCTGCCCCTGGTGATCCGAAGGCCCTTGTCAAGATCCTCCATCACCTGGAGGAGCCTGTCATCTTCATTGGAGCCTTGAGGACAGAGCTGCCGTCCGAGGACGTGGAGGACGCGTACTGTGACTGCCTGGTGGCACTCGGTCACCATGGCCGGACACTGGCCATCAAGGCCAGCTGGGACGAGGCAGGGCATCTGGTGCCAGAGCTGCGGGAGTACAGCCTCCCAGGGCCTGTGCTCTGTGCGGCCCGCGGCAGGGGCGGCCATGTGTACCACAGCACCCCCTCGGACCTCTGTGTAGTGGACCTGGCTCAGGAGAGCTCCCCCTGGGACCTCACGCAGCGTGACAGGGCCCCAGGAGGCCTGCCCTCTTTGCTGTGTCCAGCCAGCTTGAGTGCCTGCAGCGTCGTCACCCTCTCTGTGTCATCTAGGGCGCCTGAAG GGGGTGCTGAGCTCCTGGCCCTGTCTGCCAAAGGCCGGCTGATGACCTGCAGCCTGGACCCGCACTCTGAGACGCCTCACCCCACCAGAGTGACCTCGGCGAATGCTGGCCAAAAAATTAAGGAGTTGCTGTCTGGAATTGGCACTGTCTCTGAGAG AGTGTCTTCTCTGAAGAAGGCGGTTGACCAGCGGGACAAGGCCTTGACCTGCCTCAACGAAGCCATGAACGTGAGCTGCGCCCTGCTGTCGAGCCGGGAGGGTCCTAGGCCCATCTCCTGCACCATCAGCACCTCCTGGAGCCGCCTGCAGCTGCAGGACATGCTGACAGCTACGTGCCTGCTGGAGAACAGCAGTGGCTTCAGCCTGGACCGGGGCTGGGCCCTGTGCATCCAGGTGCTCCGCAGCTCCCGGGCCTTAGACCTGGACTCGGCTGTCTCGGCCATCACCTACACCATCCCCGTGGACCAGCTCGGCCCTGGCGGTCAGCGTGAGGTGACGCTGCCTCTGGGCCCAGGAGAGGACGGTGCACTTGACCTGCCCGTGACAGTGTCCTGCGCGCTCTTCTACAGCCTCAGGGAGGTCGTGGGTGGGGCCCTTGCCCTCACGGACCCTTTCAAGGACCCCCCTTCGAATGAATGCACCCCTGACGTCCTGCCTGAGCAGGAGGGCGTGTGCCTGCCCCTGAGCGAGCACACAGTGGACATGCTGCAGGGCCTGCGCTTCCCCGGCCTGGCTGCACCCCACACGCAGGCCCTGGGCCCACTCAGCCCTGCCAGAGACCCCATCCACACCTTCCTGGGAACTTGCTGCGGGCCAGTCAGCCAGCCGGCAGGACCAGCGTCCCTGCGGGCCAAGTACCTGCCCCCGTCAGTGGCCAccatcaaggtgtcggcagagcTGCTCAGGGCCACCTTAGGGGACAGTCACGCAG GCGTGTCCCTGTGTTGTGCCACCCTGCAGTGGCTCCTTGCCGAGAATGCCGCCGCAGACATCGTGAGGGCCCAAGCACTGTCCTCTGTCCAGGGAGTGGCCCCAGATGGCACTGATGTCCACCTCATCATCCGCGAG GTGGCCGTGACCGACCTGTGCCCAGCAGGGCCCATCCAGGCCATGGAGATCCAGGTGGAGAGCTCCTCTCTGGCCAACATGTGCAGGGCACACCACGCCATCGTTGGGCGTTTGCAG AGGCTGGTCACGGAGCAGGCTGCCCGGGGCTCCAGCCCGCCTGACCTCCGCCTGCAGTATCTCCACCAGATCCAGGCCAACCATGAG ACGCTGCTGCGGGAGGTGCAGACCCTGCGGGACCGGCTGTGCACGGAGGACGAAGCCAGCTCCTGCACCACCGCCCAGAGGCTCCTGCAGGTGTACAGGCAGCTCCGcagccccagcctcctcctgctgTGA
- the FAAP100 gene encoding Fanconi anemia core complex-associated protein 100 isoform X4, with the protein MRSVSRDDEDDRDDQDSEDGQVDELPAPVIPVHPDTCVLPSATLHAFTVLDDVLITLAQGPTQWKVQVFERPCPGEDPRPGGQIGEVELSTCTPPAGSLGEPTAPRFLPVLCCASPPGSRAPHGHPWGSGGVTLEGPLFGLLFGSDASLLESPVILCGLPDGQLCCVVLKTLVTSRSAPGDPKALVKILHHLEEPVIFIGALRTELPSEDVEDAYCDCLVALGHHGRTLAIKASWDEAGHLVPELREYSLPGPVLCAARGRGGHVYHSTPSDLCVVDLAQESSPWDLTQRDRAPGGLPSLLCPASLSACSVVTLSVSSRAPEGGAELLALSAKGRLMTCSLDPHSETPHPTRVTSANAGQKIKELLSGIGTVSERVSSLKKAVDQRDKALTCLNEAMNVSCALLSSREGPRPISCTISTSWSRLQLQDMLTATCLLENSSGFSLDRGWALCIQVLRSSRALDLDSAVSAITYTIPVDQLGPGGQREVTLPLGPGEDGALDLPVTVSCALFYSLREVVGGALALTDPFKDPPSNECTPDVLPEQEGVCLPLSEHTVDMLQGLRFPGLAAPHTQALGPLSPARDPIHTFLGTCCGPVSQPAGPASLRAKYLPPSVATIKVSAELLRATLGDSHAGVSLCCATLQWLLAENAAADIVRAQALSSVQGVAPDGTDVHLIIREVAVTDLCPAGPIQAMEIQVESSSLANMCRAHHAIVGRLQRLVTEQAARGSSPPDLRLQYLHQIQANHETLLREVQTLRDRLCTEDEASSCTTAQRLLQVYRQLRSPSLLLL; encoded by the exons ATGAG GTCTGTGAGCCGGGATGACGAGGATGACAGGGACGACCAGGACAGTGAGGATGGGCAGGTCGATGAGCTCCCTGCCCCTGTGATCCCCGTGCACCCAGACACCTGTGTGCTCCCCAGTGCCACACTGCATGCCTTCACCGTGCTCGATGACGTGCTCATCACCCTGGCACAGGGCCCCACCCAGTGGAAGGTGCAGGTGTTTGAGCGTCCATGTCCAGGGGAGGACCCTAGGCCCGGAGGCCAGATTGGAGAGGTGGAGTTGTCCACCTGCACCCCCCCAGCTGGGAGCCTGGGGGAGCCCACAGCCCCCCGCTTCCTCCCAGTGCTGTGCTGTGCGTCACCACCAGGCTCCAGGGCCCCACATGGCCACCCGTGGGGCTCTGGGGGCGTCACGCTGGAGGGGCCCCTCTTTGGGCTACTCTTTGGATCCGATGCCTCCCTCCTGGAGTCGCCCGTGATCCTCTGCGGTCTCCCCGATGGCCAGCTCTGCTGTGTGGTCCTCAAGACCCTGGTCACCTCCAGGTCTGCCCCTGGTGATCCGAAGGCCCTTGTCAAGATCCTCCATCACCTGGAGGAGCCTGTCATCTTCATTGGAGCCTTGAGGACAGAGCTGCCGTCCGAGGACGTGGAGGACGCGTACTGTGACTGCCTGGTGGCACTCGGTCACCATGGCCGGACACTGGCCATCAAGGCCAGCTGGGACGAGGCAGGGCATCTGGTGCCAGAGCTGCGGGAGTACAGCCTCCCAGGGCCTGTGCTCTGTGCGGCCCGCGGCAGGGGCGGCCATGTGTACCACAGCACCCCCTCGGACCTCTGTGTAGTGGACCTGGCTCAGGAGAGCTCCCCCTGGGACCTCACGCAGCGTGACAGGGCCCCAGGAGGCCTGCCCTCTTTGCTGTGTCCAGCCAGCTTGAGTGCCTGCAGCGTCGTCACCCTCTCTGTGTCATCTAGGGCGCCTGAAG GGGGTGCTGAGCTCCTGGCCCTGTCTGCCAAAGGCCGGCTGATGACCTGCAGCCTGGACCCGCACTCTGAGACGCCTCACCCCACCAGAGTGACCTCGGCGAATGCTGGCCAAAAAATTAAGGAGTTGCTGTCTGGAATTGGCACTGTCTCTGAGAG AGTGTCTTCTCTGAAGAAGGCGGTTGACCAGCGGGACAAGGCCTTGACCTGCCTCAACGAAGCCATGAACGTGAGCTGCGCCCTGCTGTCGAGCCGGGAGGGTCCTAGGCCCATCTCCTGCACCATCAGCACCTCCTGGAGCCGCCTGCAGCTGCAGGACATGCTGACAGCTACGTGCCTGCTGGAGAACAGCAGTGGCTTCAGCCTGGACCGGGGCTGGGCCCTGTGCATCCAGGTGCTCCGCAGCTCCCGGGCCTTAGACCTGGACTCGGCTGTCTCGGCCATCACCTACACCATCCCCGTGGACCAGCTCGGCCCTGGCGGTCAGCGTGAGGTGACGCTGCCTCTGGGCCCAGGAGAGGACGGTGCACTTGACCTGCCCGTGACAGTGTCCTGCGCGCTCTTCTACAGCCTCAGGGAGGTCGTGGGTGGGGCCCTTGCCCTCACGGACCCTTTCAAGGACCCCCCTTCGAATGAATGCACCCCTGACGTCCTGCCTGAGCAGGAGGGCGTGTGCCTGCCCCTGAGCGAGCACACAGTGGACATGCTGCAGGGCCTGCGCTTCCCCGGCCTGGCTGCACCCCACACGCAGGCCCTGGGCCCACTCAGCCCTGCCAGAGACCCCATCCACACCTTCCTGGGAACTTGCTGCGGGCCAGTCAGCCAGCCGGCAGGACCAGCGTCCCTGCGGGCCAAGTACCTGCCCCCGTCAGTGGCCAccatcaaggtgtcggcagagcTGCTCAGGGCCACCTTAGGGGACAGTCACGCAG GCGTGTCCCTGTGTTGTGCCACCCTGCAGTGGCTCCTTGCCGAGAATGCCGCCGCAGACATCGTGAGGGCCCAAGCACTGTCCTCTGTCCAGGGAGTGGCCCCAGATGGCACTGATGTCCACCTCATCATCCGCGAG GTGGCCGTGACCGACCTGTGCCCAGCAGGGCCCATCCAGGCCATGGAGATCCAGGTGGAGAGCTCCTCTCTGGCCAACATGTGCAGGGCACACCACGCCATCGTTGGGCGTTTGCAG AGGCTGGTCACGGAGCAGGCTGCCCGGGGCTCCAGCCCGCCTGACCTCCGCCTGCAGTATCTCCACCAGATCCAGGCCAACCATGAG ACGCTGCTGCGGGAGGTGCAGACCCTGCGGGACCGGCTGTGCACGGAGGACGAAGCCAGCTCCTGCACCACCGCCCAGAGGCTCCTGCAGGTGTACAGGCAGCTCCGcagccccagcctcctcctgctgTGA
- the FAAP100 gene encoding Fanconi anemia core complex-associated protein 100 isoform X2, whose product MAGLAPRVEYLAGFCCPLGGLAAGKPRVLCHGAEIFLSTGSELVYVYDREGRLLIAVYKFPGQVWHLELLALRRALYVLCARSGIYCLSLDQASRSVSRDDEDDRDDQDSEDGQVDELPAPVIPVHPDTCVLPSATLHAFTVLDDVLITLAQGPTQWKVQVFERPCPGEDPRPGGQIGEVELSTCTPPAGSLGEPTAPRFLPVLCCASPPGSRAPHGHPWGSGGVTLEGPLFGLLFGSDASLLESPVILCGLPDGQLCCVVLKTLVTSRSAPGDPKALVKILHHLEEPVIFIGALRTELPSEDVEDAYCDCLVALGHHGRTLAIKASWDEAGHLVPELREYSLPGPVLCAARGRGGHVYHSTPSDLCVVDLAQESSPWDLTQRDRAPGGLPSLLCPASLSACSVVTLSVSSRAPEGGAELLALSAKGRLMTCSLDPHSETPHPTRVTSANAGQKIKELLSGIGTVSERVSSLKKAVDQRDKALTCLNEAMNVSCALLSSREGPRPISCTISTSWSRLQLQDMLTATCLLENSSGFSLDRGWALCIQVLRSSRALDLDSAVSAITYTIPVDQLGPGGQREVTLPLGPGEDGALDLPVTVSCALFYSLREVVGGALALTDPFKDPPSNECTPDVLPEQEGVCLPLSEHTVDMLQGLRFPGLAAPHTQALGPLSPARDPIHTFLGTCCGPVSQPAGPASLRAKYLPPSVATIKVSAELLRATLGDSHAGVSLCCATLQWLLAENAAADIVRAQALSSVQGVAPDGTDVHLIIREVAVTDLCPAGPIQAMEIQVESSSLANMCRAHHAIVGRLQTLLREVQTLRDRLCTEDEASSCTTAQRLLQVYRQLRSPSLLLL is encoded by the exons ATGGCTGGCCTCGCGCCGCGGGTCGAATACCTGGCGGGCTTCTGCTGCCCGCTCGGGGGCCTGGCGGCGGGCAAGCCTCGCGTGCTGTGCCACGGGGCGGAGATCTTCCTGTCCACCGGGAGCGAGCTGGTCTATGTCTACGACCGGGAGGGGCGGCTGCTGATC GCCGTGTACAAGTTTCCCGGTCAGGTGTGGCACCTGGAGCTCCTGGCCCTTCGCAGGGCGCTCTACGTCCTGTGCGCTCGGAGCGGCATCTATTGCTTGTCTTTGGACCAGGCGAGCAG GTCTGTGAGCCGGGATGACGAGGATGACAGGGACGACCAGGACAGTGAGGATGGGCAGGTCGATGAGCTCCCTGCCCCTGTGATCCCCGTGCACCCAGACACCTGTGTGCTCCCCAGTGCCACACTGCATGCCTTCACCGTGCTCGATGACGTGCTCATCACCCTGGCACAGGGCCCCACCCAGTGGAAGGTGCAGGTGTTTGAGCGTCCATGTCCAGGGGAGGACCCTAGGCCCGGAGGCCAGATTGGAGAGGTGGAGTTGTCCACCTGCACCCCCCCAGCTGGGAGCCTGGGGGAGCCCACAGCCCCCCGCTTCCTCCCAGTGCTGTGCTGTGCGTCACCACCAGGCTCCAGGGCCCCACATGGCCACCCGTGGGGCTCTGGGGGCGTCACGCTGGAGGGGCCCCTCTTTGGGCTACTCTTTGGATCCGATGCCTCCCTCCTGGAGTCGCCCGTGATCCTCTGCGGTCTCCCCGATGGCCAGCTCTGCTGTGTGGTCCTCAAGACCCTGGTCACCTCCAGGTCTGCCCCTGGTGATCCGAAGGCCCTTGTCAAGATCCTCCATCACCTGGAGGAGCCTGTCATCTTCATTGGAGCCTTGAGGACAGAGCTGCCGTCCGAGGACGTGGAGGACGCGTACTGTGACTGCCTGGTGGCACTCGGTCACCATGGCCGGACACTGGCCATCAAGGCCAGCTGGGACGAGGCAGGGCATCTGGTGCCAGAGCTGCGGGAGTACAGCCTCCCAGGGCCTGTGCTCTGTGCGGCCCGCGGCAGGGGCGGCCATGTGTACCACAGCACCCCCTCGGACCTCTGTGTAGTGGACCTGGCTCAGGAGAGCTCCCCCTGGGACCTCACGCAGCGTGACAGGGCCCCAGGAGGCCTGCCCTCTTTGCTGTGTCCAGCCAGCTTGAGTGCCTGCAGCGTCGTCACCCTCTCTGTGTCATCTAGGGCGCCTGAAG GGGGTGCTGAGCTCCTGGCCCTGTCTGCCAAAGGCCGGCTGATGACCTGCAGCCTGGACCCGCACTCTGAGACGCCTCACCCCACCAGAGTGACCTCGGCGAATGCTGGCCAAAAAATTAAGGAGTTGCTGTCTGGAATTGGCACTGTCTCTGAGAG AGTGTCTTCTCTGAAGAAGGCGGTTGACCAGCGGGACAAGGCCTTGACCTGCCTCAACGAAGCCATGAACGTGAGCTGCGCCCTGCTGTCGAGCCGGGAGGGTCCTAGGCCCATCTCCTGCACCATCAGCACCTCCTGGAGCCGCCTGCAGCTGCAGGACATGCTGACAGCTACGTGCCTGCTGGAGAACAGCAGTGGCTTCAGCCTGGACCGGGGCTGGGCCCTGTGCATCCAGGTGCTCCGCAGCTCCCGGGCCTTAGACCTGGACTCGGCTGTCTCGGCCATCACCTACACCATCCCCGTGGACCAGCTCGGCCCTGGCGGTCAGCGTGAGGTGACGCTGCCTCTGGGCCCAGGAGAGGACGGTGCACTTGACCTGCCCGTGACAGTGTCCTGCGCGCTCTTCTACAGCCTCAGGGAGGTCGTGGGTGGGGCCCTTGCCCTCACGGACCCTTTCAAGGACCCCCCTTCGAATGAATGCACCCCTGACGTCCTGCCTGAGCAGGAGGGCGTGTGCCTGCCCCTGAGCGAGCACACAGTGGACATGCTGCAGGGCCTGCGCTTCCCCGGCCTGGCTGCACCCCACACGCAGGCCCTGGGCCCACTCAGCCCTGCCAGAGACCCCATCCACACCTTCCTGGGAACTTGCTGCGGGCCAGTCAGCCAGCCGGCAGGACCAGCGTCCCTGCGGGCCAAGTACCTGCCCCCGTCAGTGGCCAccatcaaggtgtcggcagagcTGCTCAGGGCCACCTTAGGGGACAGTCACGCAG GCGTGTCCCTGTGTTGTGCCACCCTGCAGTGGCTCCTTGCCGAGAATGCCGCCGCAGACATCGTGAGGGCCCAAGCACTGTCCTCTGTCCAGGGAGTGGCCCCAGATGGCACTGATGTCCACCTCATCATCCGCGAG GTGGCCGTGACCGACCTGTGCCCAGCAGGGCCCATCCAGGCCATGGAGATCCAGGTGGAGAGCTCCTCTCTGGCCAACATGTGCAGGGCACACCACGCCATCGTTGGGCGTTTGCAG ACGCTGCTGCGGGAGGTGCAGACCCTGCGGGACCGGCTGTGCACGGAGGACGAAGCCAGCTCCTGCACCACCGCCCAGAGGCTCCTGCAGGTGTACAGGCAGCTCCGcagccccagcctcctcctgctgTGA
- the FAAP100 gene encoding Fanconi anemia core complex-associated protein 100 isoform X1, whose amino-acid sequence MAGLAPRVEYLAGFCCPLGGLAAGKPRVLCHGAEIFLSTGSELVYVYDREGRLLIAVYKFPGQVWHLELLALRRALYVLCARSGIYCLSLDQASRSVSRDDEDDRDDQDSEDGQVDELPAPVIPVHPDTCVLPSATLHAFTVLDDVLITLAQGPTQWKVQVFERPCPGEDPRPGGQIGEVELSTCTPPAGSLGEPTAPRFLPVLCCASPPGSRAPHGHPWGSGGVTLEGPLFGLLFGSDASLLESPVILCGLPDGQLCCVVLKTLVTSRSAPGDPKALVKILHHLEEPVIFIGALRTELPSEDVEDAYCDCLVALGHHGRTLAIKASWDEAGHLVPELREYSLPGPVLCAARGRGGHVYHSTPSDLCVVDLAQESSPWDLTQRDRAPGGLPSLLCPASLSACSVVTLSVSSRAPEGGAELLALSAKGRLMTCSLDPHSETPHPTRVTSANAGQKIKELLSGIGTVSERVSSLKKAVDQRDKALTCLNEAMNVSCALLSSREGPRPISCTISTSWSRLQLQDMLTATCLLENSSGFSLDRGWALCIQVLRSSRALDLDSAVSAITYTIPVDQLGPGGQREVTLPLGPGEDGALDLPVTVSCALFYSLREVVGGALALTDPFKDPPSNECTPDVLPEQEGVCLPLSEHTVDMLQGLRFPGLAAPHTQALGPLSPARDPIHTFLGTCCGPVSQPAGPASLRAKYLPPSVATIKVSAELLRATLGDSHAGVSLCCATLQWLLAENAAADIVRAQALSSVQGVAPDGTDVHLIIREVAVTDLCPAGPIQAMEIQVESSSLANMCRAHHAIVGRLQRLVTEQAARGSSPPDLRLQYLHQIQANHETLLREVQTLRDRLCTEDEASSCTTAQRLLQVYRQLRSPSLLLL is encoded by the exons ATGGCTGGCCTCGCGCCGCGGGTCGAATACCTGGCGGGCTTCTGCTGCCCGCTCGGGGGCCTGGCGGCGGGCAAGCCTCGCGTGCTGTGCCACGGGGCGGAGATCTTCCTGTCCACCGGGAGCGAGCTGGTCTATGTCTACGACCGGGAGGGGCGGCTGCTGATC GCCGTGTACAAGTTTCCCGGTCAGGTGTGGCACCTGGAGCTCCTGGCCCTTCGCAGGGCGCTCTACGTCCTGTGCGCTCGGAGCGGCATCTATTGCTTGTCTTTGGACCAGGCGAGCAG GTCTGTGAGCCGGGATGACGAGGATGACAGGGACGACCAGGACAGTGAGGATGGGCAGGTCGATGAGCTCCCTGCCCCTGTGATCCCCGTGCACCCAGACACCTGTGTGCTCCCCAGTGCCACACTGCATGCCTTCACCGTGCTCGATGACGTGCTCATCACCCTGGCACAGGGCCCCACCCAGTGGAAGGTGCAGGTGTTTGAGCGTCCATGTCCAGGGGAGGACCCTAGGCCCGGAGGCCAGATTGGAGAGGTGGAGTTGTCCACCTGCACCCCCCCAGCTGGGAGCCTGGGGGAGCCCACAGCCCCCCGCTTCCTCCCAGTGCTGTGCTGTGCGTCACCACCAGGCTCCAGGGCCCCACATGGCCACCCGTGGGGCTCTGGGGGCGTCACGCTGGAGGGGCCCCTCTTTGGGCTACTCTTTGGATCCGATGCCTCCCTCCTGGAGTCGCCCGTGATCCTCTGCGGTCTCCCCGATGGCCAGCTCTGCTGTGTGGTCCTCAAGACCCTGGTCACCTCCAGGTCTGCCCCTGGTGATCCGAAGGCCCTTGTCAAGATCCTCCATCACCTGGAGGAGCCTGTCATCTTCATTGGAGCCTTGAGGACAGAGCTGCCGTCCGAGGACGTGGAGGACGCGTACTGTGACTGCCTGGTGGCACTCGGTCACCATGGCCGGACACTGGCCATCAAGGCCAGCTGGGACGAGGCAGGGCATCTGGTGCCAGAGCTGCGGGAGTACAGCCTCCCAGGGCCTGTGCTCTGTGCGGCCCGCGGCAGGGGCGGCCATGTGTACCACAGCACCCCCTCGGACCTCTGTGTAGTGGACCTGGCTCAGGAGAGCTCCCCCTGGGACCTCACGCAGCGTGACAGGGCCCCAGGAGGCCTGCCCTCTTTGCTGTGTCCAGCCAGCTTGAGTGCCTGCAGCGTCGTCACCCTCTCTGTGTCATCTAGGGCGCCTGAAG GGGGTGCTGAGCTCCTGGCCCTGTCTGCCAAAGGCCGGCTGATGACCTGCAGCCTGGACCCGCACTCTGAGACGCCTCACCCCACCAGAGTGACCTCGGCGAATGCTGGCCAAAAAATTAAGGAGTTGCTGTCTGGAATTGGCACTGTCTCTGAGAG AGTGTCTTCTCTGAAGAAGGCGGTTGACCAGCGGGACAAGGCCTTGACCTGCCTCAACGAAGCCATGAACGTGAGCTGCGCCCTGCTGTCGAGCCGGGAGGGTCCTAGGCCCATCTCCTGCACCATCAGCACCTCCTGGAGCCGCCTGCAGCTGCAGGACATGCTGACAGCTACGTGCCTGCTGGAGAACAGCAGTGGCTTCAGCCTGGACCGGGGCTGGGCCCTGTGCATCCAGGTGCTCCGCAGCTCCCGGGCCTTAGACCTGGACTCGGCTGTCTCGGCCATCACCTACACCATCCCCGTGGACCAGCTCGGCCCTGGCGGTCAGCGTGAGGTGACGCTGCCTCTGGGCCCAGGAGAGGACGGTGCACTTGACCTGCCCGTGACAGTGTCCTGCGCGCTCTTCTACAGCCTCAGGGAGGTCGTGGGTGGGGCCCTTGCCCTCACGGACCCTTTCAAGGACCCCCCTTCGAATGAATGCACCCCTGACGTCCTGCCTGAGCAGGAGGGCGTGTGCCTGCCCCTGAGCGAGCACACAGTGGACATGCTGCAGGGCCTGCGCTTCCCCGGCCTGGCTGCACCCCACACGCAGGCCCTGGGCCCACTCAGCCCTGCCAGAGACCCCATCCACACCTTCCTGGGAACTTGCTGCGGGCCAGTCAGCCAGCCGGCAGGACCAGCGTCCCTGCGGGCCAAGTACCTGCCCCCGTCAGTGGCCAccatcaaggtgtcggcagagcTGCTCAGGGCCACCTTAGGGGACAGTCACGCAG GCGTGTCCCTGTGTTGTGCCACCCTGCAGTGGCTCCTTGCCGAGAATGCCGCCGCAGACATCGTGAGGGCCCAAGCACTGTCCTCTGTCCAGGGAGTGGCCCCAGATGGCACTGATGTCCACCTCATCATCCGCGAG GTGGCCGTGACCGACCTGTGCCCAGCAGGGCCCATCCAGGCCATGGAGATCCAGGTGGAGAGCTCCTCTCTGGCCAACATGTGCAGGGCACACCACGCCATCGTTGGGCGTTTGCAG AGGCTGGTCACGGAGCAGGCTGCCCGGGGCTCCAGCCCGCCTGACCTCCGCCTGCAGTATCTCCACCAGATCCAGGCCAACCATGAG ACGCTGCTGCGGGAGGTGCAGACCCTGCGGGACCGGCTGTGCACGGAGGACGAAGCCAGCTCCTGCACCACCGCCCAGAGGCTCCTGCAGGTGTACAGGCAGCTCCGcagccccagcctcctcctgctgTGA